The window GACGACGGCGGAGCGCGAGACGATTGTCGCGTGGACGAAGACGGGCTTTGCTGCCGGCGACGAAGCGAAAGCGCCGCCACCAGCGACCTTTGCCGATCCCGCTTGGGAAATCGGCGAGCCGGATATCATCACCACCGCGCTCGAAACGCACAAACTTCCCGCCGAGGGTTTTGTCGAATACAAGCACATCATTCTGCCATACGTTTTTCTGCAGGATACGTGGATCAGCGGCGCCGAGATCAAGCCCAGCAACTCGGCCGTCGTGCATCATTGCAACATGGCGTACGTGCCGCTGGGTGCAAAATTCAGCGATGAGAATTTCATTACGGGGCGCGTTCCAGGCGGCACCGCGTTCACGCTGGGCGAAGGGCTGGGCTTTAAGATTCCCGCCGGCTCGGTGATCGGTTTGCAGATTCACTACACGACCACCGGCAAGGAAGAGACCAACCGGATGCAGGTCGGCTTTCGCTTTCCGCGTTATGTGGTGCGACAAGAATTGAAGCACGTGCAAGTGACGACGCGCAAATTTGAAATACCGCCAGGCGCCGCGGCTCATCCAGTGCAATCGGTACGCACGCTGCCTGTCGACGCCACCGGCCTGGCTATGTTTTCGCACATGCATCTCCGTGGCAAGGACATGACCTTCAAAGCTCTCTTCCCGAATGGCGATGAAGAGACGCTGCTGAGCGTGCCGAACTATCATTTCGATTGGCAGCAGAACTTTCGCTGGCAACCGAACACGAAGAAGTTTCCTAAGGGAACGAAGATTGAAGTGACGGCCCACTTCGATAACTCGAAGTTCAATCCGTACAATCCCGACGCCACGCAAGCGGTTCGCTTCGGCCCGCAGACGGTGAATGAAATGATGTACGGGTTTTTCTTTTACACGGCGGATGGCGAGGATTTGAACCTGACCATCGATCCGAAAACGGGTGTGCCTGTGAAGCCCGCGACGCCGGCGAAAGATGCGGCCAGCGAATGAAGAAGCGGGGTTTTACGCTGGTGGAGTTGCTCGTCGTGATTGCGATCATCGGCGTGCTCGTTGCGTTGCTGTTGCCCGCCGTGCAAGCGGCCCGCGAAGCCGCCCGGCGAATGCAATGCGGCAACAATGTGAAGCAGATCGCGCTCGGCTTGCACAATTATCACGATACGTTTCTCGCGTTGCCGTACGGCGCGCGGGCGCGCTATGTAAACAACGTGCCGACGAATAATAGTGGCCAATTCGGGCCGAGCTTTTTCGTCGGCGTGCTGCCGTTTTGCGAGCAGAAGAACCTGTACGACAAGATCGCGCAGCTGGAACAAACCGGCCAAACGTTTTCCACCGTCAGTGCCGACGATACAACCATCGGCGGCGTGGTCGGCAACGCTCAGATCAATTGGATGCTCTGCCCCAGCAGTCCGCTGCCGAAAATGGAAACGCCGACGGGCGGCAGACCTCTCGTGGTCCCTTCGTACGTCGGCATTCAAGGGGCGACGAATGGTGGGACGCGCGGGACGGAAGTCGATTTCACCGAGGACCGCACTTCGCCGGGGCCGTGCAGCGGCACGCTCTCGCAGGGTGGTTTGCTGACGATCAACATCGCGGTGAAGCTGAGCGAAGCAACCGATGGCACGTCGAATTGTTTGATCGTCGGCGAAGAGTCGGATTTCTTTTACGACTCGACCGGCGCTCGCCTGCGTATCGACGGCAGCACCGCGAGCACCGCCACGACGAACGCTGGCGGTTGGTGGTTTCGCGGTTGCAATCCGCAGCAACCGATGTTTCCGGCTTCGCTCGGCAATCCAAATATCTACAACATTCGCACCGTTGGTTTTGCAAACACGGCTGCCAACAATAACAATGGCTGGCCCGGCGTGGGCTTCAACGGGCGAAACATGAACGTGACGGTTCCCGGCAATGGCATTGGCGCGTTCGGGCCGAACAATCCGCTGAATGCCGCGCATCCGGCTGGCGTGATGACGGGTTTTGCCGATGGGCATGTGCAGTTGCTAACGACGCAAACGCACTTCGTGATTGTGAAACGACTCTCCACCCGCGACGACGGCGCGGTCGTGTCGCTCGATTAGAATGGTTGCATGTCTCGGCCTAAGAATTACGTCAATCATCACGTGCAACCCGCTCAGCAAGGAAAAGCTCTCGCCGCCGTGCTGCGCGAATTCATGCCCGATAAATCGTGGAATCAGGTGAAAAAGCTGATCACCGCGCGGCAGATTCAGGTGAACGGCAACCTCTGCCTGGAAGAGGCTCGCAAGGTAAAATCCGGCGACGTCATTCAGGTCTGGCAGCATCCGCTGGCTCCGCCGGCCGATGAGCGGAGCGTGAAGATTCGCTTTGCCGATCAGCATCTGGTGATTATCGAAAAGCCGGCCGGCATCACCACGCTGCGGCATGCCGAAGAACGCAACTGGTCGGCCGATCGGAAACGCCGCCAGCCGACGCTCGATGAACTCGTGCCGCGAGCGCTGGCCAGGCACTTGGGGTGGAATCTGGATGAACAGCCGCGACCGAAAACGCCGCAGCGAGGCCGTCGCGAGCATCGGCATCAACAGCGCTCGGGCCCGCAGTTGCCACCGATCCGCGCGGTCCATCGGCTCGATCGCGATACGAGCGGCTTGATGGTCTTCGCGCGCACGCAGCAAGCCGAGACCGCACTGATTCGTCTCTTCAGCAAGCATCGTATCGAACGGGCTTATCTGGCCGTAGTCTATGGCCGGCCTGAAGCGGGAAAGATCGAGACGATGCTCGTGAGGGATCGCGGAGATGGGTTGCGCGGGAGTGTGATCGAGCGCGCTCGAGAGGACAGTGCAGTTGCAGATGTGCCCCTCTCCCCAGAGTACCGAGGAGAGGGAGAGGATCAAGAACAAGAAGCTCAACAGGCAATTACGCACATCAAGCCTCTCGAAGTTATCGGCGATTATTCGCTGATCGAATGCAAGCTCGAGACCGGCCGGACGCATCAGATTCGCATTCATCTTTCCGAACGCGGCCACATGCTCTGCGGCGAGAAGACCTACACCCATCCGCTTGGTGAAAAGCCTCAGCACGACACCAGCGGCGCGCCTCGGCAAGCACTGCACGCTGCCGTGCTCGGGTTCATTCATCCATCGACGGGAGAAACGTTGAGTTTCAAATCGACACTGCCGGCCGATTTGCAGCAATGGCTGCAGCGGTTGAAGCAACAACCTCGCCCTTAGCTGTCTCAGGAGTTTTGGGGCGCGAGAAAAGTGAAATAGAATACTTTCATGCCTTTACTCCATCGCATAGCTATCGATCCGGACGTCTGCGGCGGCAAGCCGAGCGTACTGCATTACTCTGTCGACGATTTGCTGCATCTGTTGAAGCTACGTACTCACGCCGAAGTCCTGTCCCATTACGAAGATCTCTGGGAAGAGGACCTGCTCGCCGTTGAACACTTCGCGCAAGCGATTCAGTACACGAGTTCGACCACGCTCGGCGAAATTGCTCAGCAGGCCGCTCCGTCTTATGAGCCAGAGTTCGTGAATGTGGTTCGGAGTCAAATTTGCCGTGATATCCAATCGAATGGGCCCCAGAATCCGCAACTGACCACGCCTTACTCTCAAAGTCGGATCAAATTGCCGCACTATCGCAAACGGCGAGCGGAACCGCTGGCACCAAGCACACCCGTGTTCGGTCAGTATCTAACGTTGAGCTGGCTCCACCACGATGGCGTGTATGTCCTGGCTGAGTACGTCGATCGCCAGGAGATGGCCGATGAAATCGTTAGCGGAGGTGGCATCACCAATGGATATGTTGCCTGGCTGGCTGCGTTCGAGAGTGGCGTGCTGCTGCCGTATCAGATTCGCTACACCAATCTGCAGGGTGAGCGAAAATTACTAGACAAGCGTCAGCCGGAACATGCTCCTGAAGATTGGGATTGGGTCACCGAGCCTTACCGCGATGTGGCAATCGAATGGTGTGCAGGTTAGTGGGCCAGCGAAATTACAACGCGACATTTGCAGGATGAGGAGTTTCACGAAACGATGTTCGCCGCGACACCACCTCCGCCGTACTACGCGGTGATTTTCACCTCTGAGTTGTCACCTTCGGCCAGCGGTTATGCGGAACTCGCCCAACGAATGCTGAAGCTCGCTGCGGAGCAGCCGGGCTTTCTGGGCGTCGAAAGCGTACGCGATGCGAGTGGCGTGGGGATCACGGTTTCATACTGGCGGTCGCTTCCTGATATCGCGGCCTGGAAGCGACACAGCGAGCATGCCGTGGCTCAGCAGCTCGGGCGGTCGCAGTTTTATTCCAATTACCGCTTGCGAATTGCGTTCATCGAAAGTGAGTCGCAGCGCATTTTGTAGGTACACTAAGAACTGGTTTTTCTCTCCCTCGATTCGAACGAACTCCCATGCCACACTCTCGTCGTCAGGCTCTTGCTGCGTTGCTCCTGAGCGTTCCTGCTCTCACCGTTCCTCTGCTCGCTCAAGAGGAGCCGAAGGCAGAACCCAAGCCGGAACTAAAAACAGAGACCAAGCCCGAATCGAAAACCGAGGATAAACCAGAACGGCCGCGCACGCCGCCGCCGTTGCGTTTGACCATCGAAGGGGACGTGAGCGGCGACATGGGAAAGGTCGCCGGCAACCTGACGACGCTCTTTTACGATTGCTATCCGAAGTTGCTCAAGCGATTTGAGAATGAAGAGAAGTTCGCCGCGCGGAGCATCAAGATCGAATTCAAAAAGGGAATCAAAGTTCCCGCGTACGCTCATCGCGACACGATCACGGTCAGCACCGAGTGGCTGGAAAAGCATCCGGAAGACATCGGCTTGCTGACGCACGAACTGACGCATCTCGTGCAAGCCTATCCCAATTCCGATCCCGGTTGGCTGACCGAAGGAATCGCCGATTACGCCCGGCACGTCTATGGTCCGCCACAACAGCGCTGGGCGATTCCTCGCAGGCTGCGGCCCGAACAGAGCTACAAAAACAGTTACGGCGTGACTGCGAAGTTCCTCGTCTGGGTCGACGAAAAATTTCCGGGCACGGTCGACAAGATTCACCGCCGCATGCAAGCCAATAAATTCGAGCTAGAAGACTTCACCGACTTCACCGGCAAAGACGTCGACACACTCTGGCGCGAGTGTGTGATGGAATTGAATAAGTAAAACTAGCCAATCACATGGCAGCCCGCTGTGGGCTCGAAGAGTGCGTCGAGAATGCCGCGGGCGATCTTGCCGCCCCCGGCGGCGGAGGGTTCGATGGGCGACAGGCTGGAGAAGTCGCTCGCTTCATTGCAGATCGTGCGGAGGTCGATGAGCGTCAGCTTTGCCGCAATCGCGGTGCGCGTAATGACGTCGTTGAACAAGCACAGCCCGGCGATCTCTGCTGGCGTGATTCCGGGAATCGCGTCGTAAACGGTGCAGATTGCGAGTCCCTTGCGCAGACCGCGTAGCTGTTTCACCAAGCCGCGGTATTCACTCTGAAACTCTTCGCGGGCCGCGGCCAAGGTTGTCATGGCATCGCGCACCGTGCTGGCCTCAACGGGGAAGAAGTTGCCGGCCGACCAGAGCGCGTTGTTGCCGCCGATGCTCAGCACCAAGTGCGTAGCAGTCTCCGGCAACTGTTCAAGTTGACGAGCGACATCGGCAACCTTCGCACCGTCGACCGCCAGCAGCGAGGCCTGCCAGTCTTTGGGTAGCAGCCGGCGCACGTGCTCGTTGACCGCTGGGCCGCCGGGCACGTAATAGGCGTTGTCGAAAATTGAGTCGCCGAGAAGAACGAGATGGCCGGGCATAATACACCTTGCGCGCGAATGGCTTGCTCAGTTTAGTGACAAGCCAGTCGCCTGGAGGTTCGCCCTGCGAATCACTTACCGCGAAACGCCAGCGTCGTCGCTCCCGCCCTTATTCATCCGCACCAGCAGCCATTGTTCGGTGCGGTCGGCGTCGAGATGCACGAGAACCGGCGACTGATCCTTGGTGAGGTTATACAGGCCGGTTTCCATAACGGCCGTTTTGTTGTCGCCGACTTGGAAGGCGACTCGCTGCGTTTGCTTGTCGATGCTGCCGTTGATGGCTTGGGTTTTGTTCGTCACCGTGTCGGTGTAGTTGCCGCGGACGACGCCCGCTTTGTTCACGGCGAGTTGAATCACCACGTCCGAGGTCGCGCTCGCATTCTTGCTGAGGGCAAAGACGCCCAGCGGCAGCCAATCGCCGTCGGCGGGAGCGTCGGCTTCGGCCCCTTGCGTGGCGAGCGTCGTGGCCTGGTTGTAGTAATCGGTCGATGTGCCGACCTGGTCGCCATTCACATACACGCTGTTGTCTTCGTAAGTCACGTTGTTGCCATAGTCGTAGTAGACCGGCTGCGCAGCATAGCCGAGCCAATCGCTGGCCATGGCCCAGTTGGCAGTGTTCCAGGCAGCGCCCGTCGCCCAGCCAGCCGCGAACCACGCACCGGGATGATTGCCGTACCAACCCGAGCCGTAGACGCCCCAGTGATTGAAGTTCGTCCGCACGCCAGCGGCCGTCACATATCGGCCGGAAGGAGAAACGCGAGCGAAGCCAGCGGCCACGCCATTCGGACCTGCGGCAAAACCGCGGGCCGCAGCGCCACCATTCGGACCCACCACCGCGCCGCCACCAGCGACTCGACCATTGGGACCAACCGCAATGCCTTGACCGGCCTTGCCGCCGTTGGGCCCTTCGACGCCGCGGCCTGCGACCACGCCGCCGTTCGGACCAACAGCTGCGCCGCGTCCAGCAGCACCGCCATTGGGACCAACGACTCCGCCACCCGCAGCCACACCGCCGTTCGGGCCGACCGCGATTCCTTGTCCTGCCTTGCCGCCATCAGCGCCTTCGACGCCACGGCCTGCCACGGTGCCGCCGTTCGCACCTTCGTAAGCGCCGCGGCCCGCAGTGTTACCACGCGGCCCCGTCACCGTGGTGTAGCTCCCTTCGCCGCCGCGCGGGCCATTCACCGTGCCGTGATTGACGTCGACGTTATCGAAGGCGTGATTTTGAGTTTGATTGAGCGAGTGCATTCCTTCATCGGAAGGCAGGCCGAGGAAGTTGTTCAGCTGTGAACGGCTCGGCTGATTGAAATTGCTCCGATTTTCAAAATTGCCGCCGCCAAAGTTATTGGTGCGATTCTCAAATCCACCCTGACCTAGCCCGGCGCCACCCAATCCGCGATCGTTCAAACCGCCGCCACCAAAGCGTTCCAGCCCACCTTGATTCAAACCGCCCAAGTCACGATTCAAACCACCGCCACCGCCGAAGTTTCCACCGCCAAAATTGCCGCCACCGATGTTCCCGCGGTCGAATCCACCGCCACCGAAATTCCCACCACCGCCAAAGTTTCCGCCGCCACCACCAATCGGATGACCGCCGCTGAAACCGCCACCGCCACCACCTAATCCACCCCCACCGCCGAAGCCGCCAGGACGTGCGCCTCCACCGATTCCGCCGCCTCCTCCACCAAAGCCACCACCGCCGCCGCCCATCCGAGCGCCGCCTCCTCCTCCACCAAAGCCGCCACCTCCACCACCCACGCCACGAGCGGCGCAGTAATGCGGAATCGAGGACACGGTAAACAGAGCAACGGCGGTGAAGAGAATGTGATGGCGCATAGGAGACTTCGTTTGGTTGAGATGACTTGTGGTGTGGAGCTCGATCGAGAAGAGCGAATTAGCTTCGTAGGCCGGACCATTGGTCCGGCCAGAACTGTCACTGCCATGGTTTGGCTGTTACCCGCTGCCGGACGAACCACTGGTTCGTCCTACCGGGCGACAATCGTTACTTCGTGCGCTTCAGCACGATTTCTTCCGTGTCGGGCAACTTGCGGCCGCCAACGGTGCGCGACAGCGATTGCCAGGCAAAGGCTTCTTCATCCAGCTTGACGAACGTGGTCACTGCCGTGGTCGGCGTGCCGTCGGCGAGAATCCCTTGCGACTCGATCTGCCAGCCGTTTTCACGCGCAGTCCATTTTCCCATAGTTTGGCCGCCATCGGAAGCAAATAGCCACGATTGCGGCGCGCTGGCGACTGGGTTCCAACCGATGATCTGCACGCCAGCGGCGGTCACCTGACCATCTTTGGTCACTTTGAACGACCGTTCGACAAAGCTCTTGTTGGCGATCCAGCGGCAGGTGACTTCCGTCTTCGCGCCGTGTTCTTCGGCCGACCAATTGCCGATCAGCCATTCGAAATCTTCCAAGTGGCGATAAGCCGATGGCGTCGGCACGTGCGTGTCGCGCACCGAGCTCATCAGCCACTGGCCATCGATCTTCACATGCACGACGGTGTACTTACTGATGGCCGGCGCACCGGCGGGGGCTGGGTCGAGAATGGCCCGGCCATCTTCGATGGCGGCTGAGTCACTCAGCAACTTCAGTGAATCGATCGCCAGTGTGATCTTGTGGCCGGGGTTCTCCGTAAAGAACCGGTCGTATTCTTTTTCAATAGCCTTCCGGCCCGTGAACGTGCTGCCGGTGTCATCAACGTACTCGCCCGACTCGGTCCAGAGCGCAGCAACCGCTTTGGCATCGGCTTTGTCGAACGCAGCAACGAACAGCTTTGACGATTGCCGAATCGATTGCAGTTCGGTCTGCGTATTGGCAGCCGCCGTCGGCTCGGCAGACTTCTTTTTGGCCTTGGTCTCTTGAGCGAACGCGCTCGAGCAGAAGAGTGCCAGGCAACAACTCAAAGACAAGAAACGAACGAGCATGAGGACCTCACTTGGCAGCGTGAAAACCGTGGTCCTTTCAGCATAGGTCGCAAAACAGGGCGCGGATATAGATGAGGGAGCAACGTCCCCTGTCTGGTCCATAGATGTCGATTTATCCATCAAACGTGGATAAACCACTACTTTCGCGAGGTCAGCGCTGCCACTGTCGCGACGAGTTCGGCCGGCTCGACGGGTTTTGAAAGGTGCGCCGAGAAACCAGCGCGCAACGAACGGGTGCGATCTTCGCTCCGGGCGAAAGCCGTCAAGGCGATGGCGGGAAGCTGATGCGAGGTCGCACGCAACATCCGGATTAGTTCACAGCCGTCGACCTCAGGCATGCCGATGTCGCTGATGAGCAGATCGGGATGAAAATTGTCACACAGTGTGATGGCTTCGGCGGCTGAGGTGCCGGTGCGAACATCGGCGCCGCACATCGTGAGGACACGGGCCAGCACACCGAGCGCGTCGCGCTCGTCGTCGACCGCGAGAATTTTTATGCCCTGCAGCGATTGGAACTCCGGCGCGCGAGTCTCATTGAATCGCGAAGGAGATCTTCGTTCGCGCGGTTGCATGGCGAGCAACGAAGAATTCACCGGCAACGAAACGACGAACGAGCTGCCCAAACCTTCGCCCTCGCTTTGGGCTTCAATCTGGCCGCCATGGAGTTCGATCAGTTGCTTGACGATCGCCAGACCGAGCCCCAAGCCGCCGACGCGGCGCGTGGTCGAGCCGTCGGCCTGGCGGAAACGATCAAAGACATACGGCAGGAACTCGGCCGAAATGCCTTGGCCTGAATCGCGGATGGCGATTTCCAAATGTGAATTGAGCCGACGCACAGTGATCCGGACCTCACCGTGCATCGGCGTAAATTTGATGGCGTTCGAAAGCAGATTCCAAATGACTTGTTGCAGCCGGCTGGGATCGCCCAGCACGGTTCCCACCTTGGCATCGAACTGCGTGTTGAGCCGAATCTCTTTCGCCGCGGCAGCAGGCCGCACGGTAGCGATGGCTGCTTCGATGAACATGTTGGGCTCGATGATTTGCACATCGAGCCGCATCTTGCCGCTGATGATCCGGCTCATGTCGAGCAGGTCTTCGATCAATTGGGTCTGTGCGCGAGCGTTGCGTTCGATACTGGCGACCGCTTCTTGACTTTCATTTTCATCCAGCAGACCACGGCCGAGGAGTTGCGACCAACCGAGAATGGCACTCAGCGGTGTCCGCAATTCGTGCGACAGCGTGGCAATGAACTCATCTTTCAGCCGACTGGTTCGTTCGGCTTCCTCGCGAGCCAGACGCTCCTTCTCTAGCAAGTCGCGATTTTGATATTGGCGATGGCGGGCCCACAGGGCTGTTTGGATCGCGGACAAGAACGTGCGCAGCAAGACAGGGCGTTCGACCAGCGTCACATGGCCGAGCAGCTTCAGTTGCTTGCTGATCGCGCCGTCGGTTGAATTGCGCACCAGCGCGATGATCGGCAACTCCGACCACGTCGGCTGATCGTGCAA is drawn from Anatilimnocola floriformis and contains these coding sequences:
- a CDS encoding SGNH/GDSL hydrolase family protein, with the protein product MPGHLVLLGDSIFDNAYYVPGGPAVNEHVRRLLPKDWQASLLAVDGAKVADVARQLEQLPETATHLVLSIGGNNALWSAGNFFPVEASTVRDAMTTLAAAREEFQSEYRGLVKQLRGLRKGLAICTVYDAIPGITPAEIAGLCLFNDVITRTAIAAKLTLIDLRTICNEASDFSSLSPIEPSAAGGGKIARGILDALFEPTAGCHVIG
- a CDS encoding DUF433 domain-containing protein; this translates as MPLLHRIAIDPDVCGGKPSVLHYSVDDLLHLLKLRTHAEVLSHYEDLWEEDLLAVEHFAQAIQYTSSTTLGEIAQQAAPSYEPEFVNVVRSQICRDIQSNGPQNPQLTTPYSQSRIKLPHYRKRRAEPLAPSTPVFGQYLTLSWLHHDGVYVLAEYVDRQEMADEIVSGGGITNGYVAWLAAFESGVLLPYQIRYTNLQGERKLLDKRQPEHAPEDWDWVTEPYRDVAIEWCAG
- a CDS encoding protocadherin, producing the protein MRHHILFTAVALFTVSSIPHYCAARGVGGGGGGFGGGGGGARMGGGGGGFGGGGGGIGGGARPGGFGGGGGLGGGGGGFSGGHPIGGGGGNFGGGGNFGGGGFDRGNIGGGNFGGGNFGGGGGLNRDLGGLNQGGLERFGGGGLNDRGLGGAGLGQGGFENRTNNFGGGNFENRSNFNQPSRSQLNNFLGLPSDEGMHSLNQTQNHAFDNVDVNHGTVNGPRGGEGSYTTVTGPRGNTAGRGAYEGANGGTVAGRGVEGADGGKAGQGIAVGPNGGVAAGGGVVGPNGGAAGRGAAVGPNGGVVAGRGVEGPNGGKAGQGIAVGPNGRVAGGGAVVGPNGGAAARGFAAGPNGVAAGFARVSPSGRYVTAAGVRTNFNHWGVYGSGWYGNHPGAWFAAGWATGAAWNTANWAMASDWLGYAAQPVYYDYGNNVTYEDNSVYVNGDQVGTSTDYYNQATTLATQGAEADAPADGDWLPLGVFALSKNASATSDVVIQLAVNKAGVVRGNYTDTVTNKTQAINGSIDKQTQRVAFQVGDNKTAVMETGLYNLTKDQSPVLVHLDADRTEQWLLVRMNKGGSDDAGVSR
- a CDS encoding DUF1559 domain-containing protein — its product is MKKRGFTLVELLVVIAIIGVLVALLLPAVQAAREAARRMQCGNNVKQIALGLHNYHDTFLALPYGARARYVNNVPTNNSGQFGPSFFVGVLPFCEQKNLYDKIAQLEQTGQTFSTVSADDTTIGGVVGNAQINWMLCPSSPLPKMETPTGGRPLVVPSYVGIQGATNGGTRGTEVDFTEDRTSPGPCSGTLSQGGLLTINIAVKLSEATDGTSNCLIVGEESDFFYDSTGARLRIDGSTASTATTNAGGWWFRGCNPQQPMFPASLGNPNIYNIRTVGFANTAANNNNGWPGVGFNGRNMNVTVPGNGIGAFGPNNPLNAAHPAGVMTGFADGHVQLLTTQTHFVIVKRLSTRDDGAVVSLD
- a CDS encoding redoxin family protein — translated: MSLYRLQACFLLLALVCQTALAEDRPKIGSEVPNLKFKDIRYLQRSLSDFGEPKAVVLVFSNTTCPLVQKYWPKLKRLDAAYRDKGVQFVSVNVSVDDEIAEIAQRAIDFGVEFPFVKDVDGSCVRAVGVERTPEVVIIDAAKKLRYRGRIDDQQRVGGARPTANSDDLTAALDALLAGQEIKLAETTVDGCLITLPEPVEVKTKVTFFQDVLPIMQENCQECHRTGGGAPFSLMTREEVTSHAKMIAEVVADRRMPPWYANRQQHFLNERKLTTAERETIVAWTKTGFAAGDEAKAPPPATFADPAWEIGEPDIITTALETHKLPAEGFVEYKHIILPYVFLQDTWISGAEIKPSNSAVVHHCNMAYVPLGAKFSDENFITGRVPGGTAFTLGEGLGFKIPAGSVIGLQIHYTTTGKEETNRMQVGFRFPRYVVRQELKHVQVTTRKFEIPPGAAAHPVQSVRTLPVDATGLAMFSHMHLRGKDMTFKALFPNGDEETLLSVPNYHFDWQQNFRWQPNTKKFPKGTKIEVTAHFDNSKFNPYNPDATQAVRFGPQTVNEMMYGFFFYTADGEDLNLTIDPKTGVPVKPATPAKDAASE
- a CDS encoding basic secretory protein-like protein yields the protein MPHSRRQALAALLLSVPALTVPLLAQEEPKAEPKPELKTETKPESKTEDKPERPRTPPPLRLTIEGDVSGDMGKVAGNLTTLFYDCYPKLLKRFENEEKFAARSIKIEFKKGIKVPAYAHRDTITVSTEWLEKHPEDIGLLTHELTHLVQAYPNSDPGWLTEGIADYARHVYGPPQQRWAIPRRLRPEQSYKNSYGVTAKFLVWVDEKFPGTVDKIHRRMQANKFELEDFTDFTGKDVDTLWRECVMELNK
- a CDS encoding antibiotic biosynthesis monooxygenase family protein, with the translated sequence MFAATPPPPYYAVIFTSELSPSASGYAELAQRMLKLAAEQPGFLGVESVRDASGVGITVSYWRSLPDIAAWKRHSEHAVAQQLGRSQFYSNYRLRIAFIESESQRIL
- a CDS encoding ATP-binding response regulator, translated to MSSAPQMSLTAEEKRVLILAPTKKDGEVSVSLLAQAGIPALACAALSSLIDELRIGAGALVITEDSLTRNFQSPLYAALHDQPTWSELPIIALVRNSTDGAISKQLKLLGHVTLVERPVLLRTFLSAIQTALWARHRQYQNRDLLEKERLAREEAERTSRLKDEFIATLSHELRTPLSAILGWSQLLGRGLLDENESQEAVASIERNARAQTQLIEDLLDMSRIISGKMRLDVQIIEPNMFIEAAIATVRPAAAAKEIRLNTQFDAKVGTVLGDPSRLQQVIWNLLSNAIKFTPMHGEVRITVRRLNSHLEIAIRDSGQGISAEFLPYVFDRFRQADGSTTRRVGGLGLGLAIVKQLIELHGGQIEAQSEGEGLGSSFVVSLPVNSSLLAMQPRERRSPSRFNETRAPEFQSLQGIKILAVDDERDALGVLARVLTMCGADVRTGTSAAEAITLCDNFHPDLLISDIGMPEVDGCELIRMLRATSHQLPAIALTAFARSEDRTRSLRAGFSAHLSKPVEPAELVATVAALTSRK
- a CDS encoding RluA family pseudouridine synthase, whose amino-acid sequence is MSRPKNYVNHHVQPAQQGKALAAVLREFMPDKSWNQVKKLITARQIQVNGNLCLEEARKVKSGDVIQVWQHPLAPPADERSVKIRFADQHLVIIEKPAGITTLRHAEERNWSADRKRRQPTLDELVPRALARHLGWNLDEQPRPKTPQRGRREHRHQQRSGPQLPPIRAVHRLDRDTSGLMVFARTQQAETALIRLFSKHRIERAYLAVVYGRPEAGKIETMLVRDRGDGLRGSVIERAREDSAVADVPLSPEYRGEGEDQEQEAQQAITHIKPLEVIGDYSLIECKLETGRTHQIRIHLSERGHMLCGEKTYTHPLGEKPQHDTSGAPRQALHAAVLGFIHPSTGETLSFKSTLPADLQQWLQRLKQQPRP
- a CDS encoding YybH family protein, with translation MLVRFLSLSCCLALFCSSAFAQETKAKKKSAEPTAAANTQTELQSIRQSSKLFVAAFDKADAKAVAALWTESGEYVDDTGSTFTGRKAIEKEYDRFFTENPGHKITLAIDSLKLLSDSAAIEDGRAILDPAPAGAPAISKYTVVHVKIDGQWLMSSVRDTHVPTPSAYRHLEDFEWLIGNWSAEEHGAKTEVTCRWIANKSFVERSFKVTKDGQVTAAGVQIIGWNPVASAPQSWLFASDGGQTMGKWTARENGWQIESQGILADGTPTTAVTTFVKLDEEAFAWQSLSRTVGGRKLPDTEEIVLKRTK